The following are from one region of the Methanoculleus caldifontis genome:
- a CDS encoding fasciclin domain-containing protein, whose product MRRNPVTLGLLAALVISLVAVPALAATADVEIRDGLYYPASLTVESNTTVIWTNYDPVSHSVTSTDGVFDSGPIEENETFEYMFTDTGTYPYGCAINASVQETPMQGVVIVVPEGEMVGPGENETPGENETPGEEPADLTLVDLVAGEANLTIFADALERANLTQTFADEGPYTVFAPEDAAFEALGNETLAAVLNDTVLLETLLTYHVVEGNLTVEDLMAAANATENETTLETLGGETLNVSVVDGNVTVENATIVASDLEAANGIVQIIGIVLIPPGLTLPENVTPEPVENETPSVNVSDQPIENDTVIVDRAVMNQTGWADIHADLNGTPGPIIGYSQISEGVNENVTVTIEVENATPVLWAMLHIDAGEQGVHEFPGPDVPVLVNGTPVQQAFNITGGLPDENVTPVENATPEDRIIP is encoded by the coding sequence ATGAGAAGGAATCCAGTCACACTCGGGCTCTTAGCAGCCCTGGTCATCAGCCTCGTTGCCGTGCCGGCTCTCGCCGCGACCGCCGACGTTGAGATCCGCGACGGGTTGTACTACCCGGCCTCACTCACGGTCGAGAGCAACACAACGGTAATCTGGACGAATTATGACCCGGTAAGCCATTCCGTCACGAGCACGGATGGGGTCTTCGACTCCGGGCCGATAGAAGAGAACGAGACGTTCGAGTATATGTTCACCGATACGGGAACCTACCCGTACGGTTGTGCGATCAACGCCTCGGTGCAGGAGACGCCCATGCAGGGTGTCGTCATCGTCGTCCCCGAAGGGGAGATGGTCGGGCCGGGCGAGAATGAGACCCCCGGCGAGAACGAGACGCCCGGCGAGGAGCCGGCGGATCTGACGCTGGTCGATCTGGTCGCCGGCGAAGCGAACCTGACCATCTTCGCGGACGCCCTGGAGAGGGCCAACCTCACGCAGACATTCGCCGACGAGGGCCCCTACACGGTCTTTGCCCCGGAAGACGCTGCCTTTGAGGCGCTCGGCAACGAGACCCTTGCGGCGGTCTTGAACGATACGGTACTGCTCGAGACCCTGCTCACGTATCACGTGGTCGAGGGGAACCTCACCGTGGAAGACCTGATGGCGGCGGCCAACGCCACCGAGAACGAGACGACCCTTGAGACGCTCGGCGGGGAGACCCTCAACGTCAGCGTGGTCGACGGCAACGTCACGGTGGAGAACGCCACGATCGTCGCCTCCGATCTCGAGGCTGCAAACGGCATCGTCCAGATCATCGGGATCGTTCTCATACCGCCGGGTCTCACCCTGCCGGAGAACGTGACCCCGGAGCCGGTCGAGAACGAGACCCCGTCCGTCAACGTCTCCGATCAGCCGATCGAGAACGACACAGTGATCGTCGACCGCGCCGTGATGAACCAGACGGGCTGGGCGGATATTCACGCCGACCTGAACGGGACGCCCGGGCCGATCATCGGTTACAGCCAGATCAGCGAGGGCGTGAACGAGAACGTAACCGTCACGATCGAGGTCGAGAACGCGACACCGGTGCTCTGGGCCATGCTCCACATCGACGCAGGCGAGCAGGGCGTCCATGAGTTCCCGGGCCCCGACGTCCCGGTCCTGGTGAACGGGACACCTGTCCAGCAGGCCTTCAACATTACCGGAGGGTTGCCTGACGAGAACGTGACTCCGGTGGAGAACGCCACACCGGAAGACAGGATCATTCCTTAA
- a CDS encoding adenylyltransferase/cytidyltransferase family protein — protein sequence MTRVVATGTFDLLHPGHLYYLEESRRLGDELFVIVARDANVKHKPRPIIPEDQRLLMVRALKPVDHALLGDLHDMFLPIAEIKPEIITLGFNQHFDEGSLRQRLRDRGLDAEVVRIPGYPGSLASSSNIVGHILKTREPSPPAGPTGEGE from the coding sequence ATGACCCGCGTCGTCGCGACGGGGACGTTCGATCTCCTCCATCCCGGGCACCTCTACTACCTTGAGGAGTCGCGGAGGCTCGGCGACGAACTCTTCGTGATCGTGGCGCGGGACGCGAACGTGAAACACAAGCCCCGCCCGATCATCCCTGAGGACCAGCGCCTTCTGATGGTCCGGGCCTTGAAGCCGGTCGACCACGCGCTCCTCGGCGACCTGCACGATATGTTCCTCCCGATCGCAGAGATAAAGCCGGAGATCATCACGCTCGGCTTCAACCAGCACTTCGACGAGGGAAGCCTCCGGCAGCGGCTCCGCGACCGCGGGCTCGACGCGGAAGTCGTCCGGATCCCCGGGTACCCCGGCTCGCTCGCCAGTTCGTCGAATATCGTCGGGCATATCTTAAAGACCCGGGAACCCTCTCCTCCCGCCGGTCCCACCGGCGAGGGGGAGTGA
- a CDS encoding Mov34/MPN/PAD-1 family protein, which translates to MAVCGISRDLLSMLFELAREHHPDEFVAVLRERNGIIRDLDLVPGTIVGEDSASFFVDMLPLDIHQAGSAHSHPNGVLSPSSADLGFFPTVGRYHIIVGYPYGPRDWRCYRADGSPVELEVVE; encoded by the coding sequence ATGGCTGTATGCGGGATCAGCAGGGATCTGCTTTCAATGCTCTTTGAACTCGCAAGAGAGCATCACCCGGACGAGTTCGTTGCGGTGCTGCGAGAGAGGAACGGCATCATCCGGGACCTCGACCTGGTGCCGGGCACCATCGTCGGGGAGGATAGCGCCTCGTTCTTCGTCGATATGCTCCCGCTGGACATCCACCAGGCCGGCAGCGCCCATAGCCATCCGAACGGTGTCCTCTCGCCCTCTTCAGCGGACCTCGGGTTCTTCCCGACGGTGGGCCGGTACCATATCATCGTCGGCTACCCCTACGGCCCGCGGGACTGGCGGTGCTACCGGGCCGACGGCAGCCCCGTGGAACTCGAGGTGGTCGAATGA